A window from Ruminiclostridium josui JCM 17888 encodes these proteins:
- a CDS encoding ribonuclease HII translates to MGKLTLKQIKEEAQKLSVHEAIEYLSSLHNTGFKVDKLLEKYYKLKEKHQKEMERLHKMLSFERQAISEGFEYIAGVDEAGRGPLAGPVVAAAVVLPKGLTIEGVNDSKKLSEAQREKLFEEIKEKAISYGISVIDEKYIDEVNILNATKMAMTDAVNQLNPIADCILLDAVSLDNVTTKQMPIIKGDSLSLSIAAASILAKVTRDRILTEYDKKYPQYGFATHKGYGTQQHISAIKKFGLCPIHRLSFVKNFVK, encoded by the coding sequence ATGGGAAAATTGACACTTAAGCAAATTAAGGAAGAGGCTCAAAAGCTTTCTGTTCATGAAGCAATTGAGTACTTGTCGTCTTTACATAACACAGGATTTAAAGTAGACAAGCTGTTAGAAAAGTATTACAAACTAAAAGAAAAACACCAAAAGGAAATGGAACGCCTTCATAAAATGCTTTCCTTTGAAAGACAAGCTATAAGCGAAGGCTTTGAATACATAGCAGGTGTTGACGAAGCAGGCCGGGGACCTCTGGCTGGGCCTGTAGTTGCAGCAGCTGTTGTTTTGCCTAAGGGATTGACAATAGAGGGTGTAAATGATTCAAAAAAACTTTCAGAGGCTCAAAGAGAAAAATTGTTTGAGGAAATAAAAGAAAAAGCCATTTCTTATGGGATTTCTGTTATTGATGAAAAATACATAGATGAAGTTAATATTTTAAATGCTACCAAAATGGCAATGACAGATGCAGTAAACCAACTTAATCCCATTGCTGATTGTATTCTTTTAGATGCTGTAAGTCTTGACAATGTAACCACAAAGCAAATGCCCATTATAAAGGGGGATAGCCTAAGTCTATCCATTGCAGCAGCTTCAATCCTCGCAAAGGTTACAAGAGATAGGATTTTAACAGAATACGATAAAAAATATCCCCAATATGGTTTTGCTACTCACAAGGGATATGGAACTCAACAACATATTTCCGCTATTAAAAAATT
- the ylqF gene encoding ribosome biogenesis GTPase YlqF, translated as MNIQWFPGHMAKTRRLIAENLKLVDVIIELLDARIPFSSRNPEINSLINNKPRLVAFNKSDLADERISRQWIKWYADQGIDCILINSINGKGLNEIKARARELMSEKIERDRAKGKLFTPVRTMVVGIPNVGKSSFINKIVGKATAVTGDRPGVTRGKQWIRINSEMELLDTPGILWPKFEDQEVGMNLAFTGAIKDDIMDTGEVAMELLYRLSKTYNTELCTRFKLDPEPIKDMEPLELLETVGRKRGCIISKGEIDYSRISAIVLDEFRGGKIGRITLEKPGDRAETKTE; from the coding sequence ATGAACATTCAATGGTTTCCGGGGCATATGGCAAAAACAAGAAGGTTGATAGCCGAGAATTTAAAGCTTGTTGATGTTATTATTGAGCTTCTTGATGCAAGAATACCATTTAGCAGCAGAAATCCTGAAATTAATTCATTAATAAATAATAAGCCCCGACTGGTTGCTTTCAATAAATCTGATCTTGCAGATGAGAGAATATCAAGGCAGTGGATAAAGTGGTATGCTGATCAGGGAATTGATTGTATTCTGATTAATTCTATTAATGGCAAAGGACTTAATGAAATTAAAGCCAGAGCAAGAGAATTAATGTCTGAAAAAATAGAGCGTGACAGGGCAAAAGGAAAACTATTTACCCCTGTGAGAACTATGGTCGTAGGTATTCCCAATGTGGGCAAGTCATCCTTTATAAACAAGATTGTCGGTAAGGCAACAGCGGTTACAGGTGACAGGCCCGGTGTAACCAGAGGTAAGCAATGGATACGAATAAATTCAGAAATGGAGCTTCTTGATACGCCCGGTATACTTTGGCCCAAATTTGAAGATCAGGAAGTGGGCATGAACCTTGCTTTTACCGGAGCAATTAAGGATGATATAATGGATACCGGAGAAGTTGCCATGGAGCTTCTCTATAGGTTGTCTAAAACGTACAATACCGAGCTTTGCACACGATTCAAGTTAGATCCTGAACCTATAAAAGACATGGAACCCCTTGAATTATTGGAGACGGTGGGGCGTAAAAGAGGATGTATTATTTCAAAAGGTGAAATAGATTATTCAAGAATTTCAGCTATAGTTTTGGATGAATTCAGGGGGGGAAAGATAGGACGAATAACCCTTGAGAAGCCAGGTGATAGAGCTGAAACAAAGACGGAATAG
- the lepB gene encoding signal peptidase I, translating to MENQNMDDKEPLDLEKNISENNAENVDNADNNEDVKEEASAAKKKNSIGREIFEWFLVIVAALVISMVIKAFVFSTYKVNMVSMENTLFEGHNVIVYKTGYFFSEPKHGQIIVFTHEEGQFKGLLKYLPVANPGEVDYIKRVIGVPGDEIDIRDGYVWRKSSGDKDFVKLDEPYAKGLTDSHGMQLPYKVPEDKLFVMGDNREQSLDSRQIGPIDIDSVIGHAVLRIWPFSKFGGLK from the coding sequence ATGGAAAACCAGAATATGGACGATAAGGAACCATTGGATTTAGAAAAAAACATTTCTGAAAATAATGCAGAAAACGTTGATAACGCTGATAATAATGAAGATGTAAAAGAAGAAGCAAGTGCAGCCAAAAAAAAGAACTCTATAGGAAGAGAGATTTTTGAGTGGTTTTTAGTGATTGTAGCCGCGTTAGTTATATCTATGGTAATAAAGGCCTTCGTATTTTCAACCTATAAGGTTAATATGGTATCAATGGAAAATACACTTTTTGAAGGCCATAATGTAATAGTTTATAAGACTGGTTATTTTTTCAGTGAGCCAAAACATGGACAGATAATAGTTTTTACACATGAAGAAGGCCAGTTTAAAGGTTTACTTAAGTATTTGCCTGTAGCAAACCCCGGAGAAGTTGATTATATAAAGAGAGTAATCGGAGTACCGGGAGATGAGATTGACATCAGGGATGGCTACGTTTGGAGAAAATCATCGGGAGATAAGGATTTTGTCAAGTTAGATGAGCCATATGCAAAGGGGCTTACAGACTCCCATGGAATGCAGCTTCCCTATAAAGTTCCTGAGGATAAGTTGTTTGTAATGGGTGATAATAGAGAACAGAGCCTTGATTCAAGACAAATAGGCCCCATTGATATTGATTCTGTCATAGGGCATGCTGTATTAAGGATATGGCCTTTTTCAAAATTTGGCGGATTAAAATAA
- the rplS gene encoding 50S ribosomal protein L19: MDILKSIENEQIRTDLPKLEIGDFIKVHAKIKEGNRERIQVFEGTVIALKGSGLKETFTVRRVSYGVGVERVFPVNSPRIDHIDVVRKGVVRRAKLYYLRDRVGKAAKVKERLDRN; the protein is encoded by the coding sequence ATGGATATATTGAAGTCAATTGAAAATGAACAGATAAGAACTGACCTTCCTAAATTGGAAATTGGTGATTTTATTAAGGTTCATGCAAAGATCAAGGAAGGAAACAGGGAAAGAATACAGGTATTCGAAGGTACTGTTATAGCTTTAAAAGGTTCCGGATTAAAGGAAACTTTTACAGTTAGAAGAGTATCCTACGGTGTAGGTGTTGAAAGAGTATTCCCTGTTAACTCACCAAGAATCGACCATATTGATGTGGTTAGAAAAGGTGTTGTTAGAAGAGCTAAGCTGTACTATCTCCGTGATAGAGTTGGTAAGGCTGCTAAAGTTAAGGAAAGACTTGACAGAAATTAA
- a CDS encoding PLP-dependent cysteine synthase family protein → MRYYNDIRELIGGTPLLKLNHSDIKESINIFAKLELFNPSGSVKDRMGVALIEDAEKKGILQKGYTIVEATAGNAGIGIALAALNKGYRIIFAVPEKFSHEKLVVMRALGAEIIHTPLEKGMNGAFEKVEELLAEVKNSVCLSQFTNPVNPKIHYETTGPEIYRDLEGKIDYVVAGAGSGGTISGILKYLKERNKNIKGILADPVGSTMGGGLPGCYSIEGIGNTFMPETMDLSLIDEVIKVNDSQALKQVKLLAKQEGLLVGTSSGAAMYAARVIAQKAEQANVVVIFPDRGDRYISKNIF, encoded by the coding sequence ATGAGATATTACAATGATATTCGAGAGCTTATAGGCGGCACACCTCTTCTAAAACTTAATCATTCAGATATAAAAGAAAGTATAAATATTTTTGCAAAATTAGAGCTATTTAATCCCAGTGGTAGCGTAAAAGATAGAATGGGAGTTGCACTTATAGAAGATGCGGAGAAAAAAGGAATATTACAAAAAGGCTATACAATTGTAGAAGCTACAGCCGGAAATGCCGGTATAGGAATAGCCTTAGCTGCATTAAACAAAGGATACAGGATTATTTTTGCAGTTCCAGAGAAATTTTCACATGAAAAATTAGTTGTAATGCGGGCTTTGGGAGCTGAAATAATACATACTCCCCTTGAAAAAGGAATGAATGGAGCCTTTGAAAAAGTAGAGGAACTTCTGGCAGAGGTAAAGAATTCAGTATGCCTTAGCCAATTTACCAATCCGGTAAACCCGAAGATTCACTACGAAACTACGGGCCCTGAAATATATCGTGATTTAGAAGGAAAGATAGACTATGTAGTAGCCGGAGCTGGTAGCGGAGGTACAATATCAGGAATATTGAAATACTTGAAAGAGCGAAATAAAAACATAAAGGGGATTCTGGCTGACCCGGTTGGTTCCACAATGGGAGGAGGATTGCCCGGATGTTATTCAATAGAAGGAATAGGAAATACGTTTATGCCTGAAACTATGGACTTATCACTTATTGATGAAGTAATAAAAGTTAACGACAGTCAGGCACTAAAGCAGGTGAAACTCCTTGCCAAACAAGAGGGTTTGCTTGTAGGAACTTCTTCAGGCGCTGCTATGTATGCTGCAAGAGTTATTGCACAAAAAGCAGAACAAGCAAATGTGGTAGTAATTTTCCCTGATAGAGGAGACAGGTACATAAGTAAAAATATTTTTTAA
- a CDS encoding trans-sulfuration enzyme family protein — protein sequence MESDMMTEADMQRLISSLVIHGGIDGDERTGAVSVPIYQTSTYRQKELGINSGYEYSRTGNPTREALELLINELEGGITGLAFASGMAAITAVLMLLKSGDKVIISSNVYGGTFRVLDKIFKNYNIEYEIVDTSNLAEFEKQINPKIKAVLIESPANPLLTITDIKGVSEIAHKHGALVIVDNTFMTPYLQRPLNLGADIVLHSATKYLGGHSDVIAGLVVVKDEGIGERLKFIQNATGGVLSPFDSWLLIRGIKTLTVRMDRHIENARHLVEFLKNHEGVTKIYYPGLPENEGYSVHKQQAFGPGAMISFVLSDEYDIKEFFRSIKVITLGESLGGVESLVSHPASMTHASIPYEVRQKVGIVDNLIRLSVGIEAKETLINDLENAFKKARK from the coding sequence ATGGAAAGTGATATGATGACAGAAGCAGACATGCAAAGATTAATAAGTTCATTAGTGATACATGGTGGAATAGACGGTGATGAAAGGACTGGTGCCGTAAGTGTACCTATATATCAGACATCAACATACAGACAAAAGGAACTGGGTATAAATAGCGGGTATGAATATTCAAGAACGGGTAATCCTACAAGGGAAGCCTTGGAATTACTTATAAACGAACTGGAAGGAGGAATAACAGGTCTGGCCTTTGCATCAGGAATGGCAGCTATAACAGCAGTACTAATGCTTTTGAAAAGCGGTGATAAGGTTATTATTTCCAGTAATGTCTATGGGGGAACTTTTAGAGTACTTGACAAGATTTTTAAAAATTACAATATAGAATATGAGATAGTGGATACATCTAATCTGGCAGAGTTTGAAAAGCAGATAAATCCAAAGATAAAGGCAGTATTAATAGAAAGTCCTGCAAATCCTCTCCTTACAATAACAGATATAAAAGGGGTTTCAGAAATTGCCCACAAACATGGGGCTCTGGTAATAGTTGATAATACTTTTATGACTCCTTATTTGCAAAGGCCACTTAATCTGGGCGCAGACATAGTGCTACACAGCGCAACAAAATATCTAGGAGGGCACAGTGATGTAATTGCCGGATTGGTTGTAGTAAAGGATGAAGGTATAGGGGAACGTTTAAAGTTCATACAAAATGCTACAGGTGGCGTTCTCTCTCCATTTGACTCGTGGCTACTTATAAGAGGAATAAAGACTTTGACGGTTCGTATGGACAGACATATTGAGAATGCCCGCCATTTAGTTGAATTTCTGAAAAATCATGAAGGAGTAACAAAAATATATTATCCGGGGCTACCTGAAAATGAAGGGTATTCTGTACATAAACAACAGGCTTTTGGCCCGGGAGCAATGATTTCCTTTGTACTGTCAGATGAATACGATATAAAGGAATTTTTCAGAAGTATAAAAGTAATAACCCTTGGTGAAAGTCTAGGCGGAGTTGAATCTCTAGTTAGCCATCCAGCTAGTATGACCCATGCTTCCATTCCTTATGAAGTAAGACAGAAGGTGGGAATCGTTGATAACCTTATAAGGCTGTCCGTAGGAATTGAAGCCAAGGAAACACTTATAAACGATCTTGAAAATGCTTTTAAAAAAGCAAGAAAGTGA
- a CDS encoding MetQ/NlpA family ABC transporter substrate-binding protein, translating to MNNRRIISILMLILSVTFFSGCGSTSTASDSHEPVKNLSKENPVTLKVLADQVPHAELLNFVKPRLAEEGVNLEITILQNDHGNEDVDNGEFDVNFFQHQPYLDSVKSEKGYDLANAGNIHVEPIGFYSEKYKTKEEIPDGAVIGIPNDVTNEYRALKILEDNGFLKLRSNLEEHAATVNDIAEYTKNIKIEEIDSAQLIRLKTDFDGYITNTNKILEAGIDPNTALFREGKDSPYTNILVTKSNRLNDPAVVALKRALTTEEVRKFIEEKYKGAVIPAF from the coding sequence ATGAATAATAGACGAATTATATCTATACTTATGCTAATTTTGTCAGTTACATTTTTTAGCGGCTGCGGCAGTACCAGTACTGCATCAGATTCTCATGAACCTGTAAAAAATTTGTCAAAAGAAAATCCAGTTACACTAAAGGTGCTGGCAGACCAAGTACCACATGCGGAGCTTTTGAATTTTGTCAAACCCAGACTTGCTGAAGAGGGAGTCAATCTGGAAATTACGATTCTGCAGAATGACCATGGGAACGAAGATGTAGACAATGGAGAATTTGATGTTAATTTTTTTCAGCACCAGCCATATTTGGATTCGGTAAAATCAGAGAAAGGCTATGATCTTGCAAATGCTGGCAATATTCATGTTGAACCTATAGGCTTCTACTCTGAGAAATACAAAACAAAGGAAGAAATACCCGACGGAGCTGTAATAGGAATTCCAAATGATGTTACAAATGAGTACAGAGCCCTCAAAATACTTGAGGACAACGGATTTTTAAAGCTCAGATCTAACTTGGAAGAACATGCTGCAACAGTAAATGATATTGCTGAATATACAAAGAATATAAAAATAGAGGAAATTGATTCGGCTCAGCTTATACGACTTAAAACTGATTTTGACGGATATATAACAAACACCAATAAAATACTGGAAGCGGGAATAGATCCAAATACAGCACTGTTCAGAGAAGGAAAGGATTCACCTTATACAAACATACTGGTTACCAAATCAAACCGGTTAAATGATCCTGCAGTTGTTGCATTGAAGAGGGCACTAACAACTGAGGAGGTGAGAAAGTTTATTGAAGAAAAATACAAAGGTGCTGTAATACCTGCATTTTAG
- a CDS encoding methionine ABC transporter permease, whose translation MNMQNNSFWGVIRSAFDKNVWEIVTPAIVDTLYMTLLTTIFTLVLGVILGIILVVTDKQGVYPMPVFNKILGAMVNILRSLPSMILIILTLPLSRLLIGRAYGPEACILALVASCVPMFGRLVESSILEVSKGKIEAAKAMGTPNYYIILKVLLPEALPSLIRAFTITIIAVIATTALAGSFGAGGLGDVAIRFGYSRFKTDILIAAVLVLIVIVQLIQLLGDTVSKYIIKKRFLI comes from the coding sequence ATGAATATGCAAAACAACAGTTTCTGGGGAGTTATAAGAAGCGCATTTGACAAAAATGTATGGGAAATAGTGACTCCTGCAATTGTTGATACTCTTTATATGACTTTACTGACTACCATATTTACCCTTGTTCTGGGAGTAATACTTGGAATAATACTTGTTGTGACCGATAAGCAGGGTGTCTATCCTATGCCGGTATTTAATAAAATTCTAGGGGCTATGGTAAACATTCTCCGGTCATTGCCTTCTATGATATTGATTATACTTACGCTTCCGCTATCCAGACTGCTTATAGGAAGGGCGTACGGTCCGGAAGCATGTATACTCGCACTTGTTGCCAGTTGCGTTCCTATGTTTGGGAGGCTTGTGGAAAGCAGTATACTAGAGGTTTCAAAGGGTAAGATTGAAGCGGCAAAGGCAATGGGTACACCAAACTACTATATTATATTGAAGGTATTGTTGCCGGAAGCACTACCTTCACTAATAAGGGCATTTACAATAACCATAATAGCTGTTATTGCCACTACCGCACTGGCAGGGTCATTTGGGGCAGGAGGTCTTGGTGATGTTGCCATAAGGTTTGGTTATTCAAGGTTTAAGACAGACATACTCATTGCGGCAGTGCTTGTATTGATTGTTATTGTACAGTTAATACAGCTTCTGGGAGATACAGTTTCAAAATACATTATAAAAAAACGTTTCCTAATATAA
- a CDS encoding methionine ABC transporter ATP-binding protein — MGKSFISIRDLYKTFRSKDGNFPVLKGINLELEKGDIFGIVGFSGAGKSTLIRCMNRLETSDSGTIRIGDYEITSLSKKELNKHRQKIGMIFQHFNLFDSRTVFGNVAYPLEIAGYTKKQIAKRVEEILELVELKDKSNCYVGQLSGGQKQRVGIARALANNPDVLLSDEATSALDPQTILSVLDLLKDINKKLGLTIVLITHELEVIKYSCNNMAVLENGMIVEQGGVREIFMNPKSETARLFVKINAEFAANQWVKEGGCI, encoded by the coding sequence ATGGGAAAAAGCTTTATATCCATAAGGGATTTATATAAAACATTTAGAAGTAAGGACGGAAACTTTCCGGTACTTAAAGGTATAAATCTTGAATTGGAAAAGGGTGATATCTTCGGGATTGTAGGTTTCAGCGGTGCTGGAAAATCCACTCTTATAAGGTGTATGAATCGTCTGGAAACGTCGGATTCAGGAACAATAAGAATTGGTGATTACGAAATAACCAGTCTATCAAAAAAAGAACTCAATAAACATCGTCAAAAAATAGGAATGATTTTTCAGCATTTTAATTTATTTGATTCAAGGACAGTTTTTGGGAATGTTGCCTACCCTCTTGAGATTGCAGGTTATACTAAAAAGCAGATAGCAAAACGGGTGGAGGAAATACTCGAACTTGTAGAGCTGAAGGATAAAAGCAACTGCTATGTGGGGCAGTTGAGCGGAGGTCAAAAGCAAAGGGTGGGCATTGCAAGAGCTCTTGCCAATAACCCGGATGTTCTTCTCAGCGATGAAGCCACTTCGGCTCTTGACCCGCAAACAATCTTGTCAGTACTTGATTTGCTAAAAGACATTAATAAAAAATTGGGTCTTACTATTGTGCTAATAACCCATGAGCTTGAAGTCATCAAATATTCATGTAACAACATGGCTGTGTTGGAAAACGGCATGATAGTGGAGCAGGGTGGTGTCCGTGAGATATTTATGAATCCCAAGAGTGAAACAGCAAGGCTTTTTGTAAAGATAAATGCGGAGTTCGCTGCCAATCAATGGGTGAAGGAAGGGGGATGTATATGA
- a CDS encoding nitrogenase component 1, whose translation MLKFIEQPRYSCAIGAQQTIVAIKRGVPILHAGPGCSAKVSDIIGQGEGYAGGNNIPCTNTGEADVVYGGEERLRNVIDGALKVIDGDLYVVLTGCTSDIVGDDVGRVTAEYQQQGVPIVFAETGGFKSNNYVSHEVVVNAIIDQYVDINYKGEKVQKNLVNVFTTVPYQDPYWNGNLEELKRVLEGIGLKVNILFGNESNGVSEWKTIPQAEFNILAGAWSGLEIVKHLEEKYGTPYLHFPYLPIGGIETTKFLREVVEFGNLDKTKAENFIKSEEEKYYSFIERTADFMLEFRYGLPRRFYTILDATYSLGFSKFLLNELGIIPAKQFIVDDTPEIYRKQIEEKFLKISDFRTSTVSFSIDGGEIQKEIRQDQQKNRALILGSGWDRDLANDIKADLLIVSAPVTYRLILNCGYAGYRGGLRAIEDIYDRVLNTYR comes from the coding sequence ATGTTGAAGTTTATTGAACAGCCAAGGTATTCATGTGCCATAGGGGCTCAACAGACGATTGTTGCCATTAAAAGAGGTGTTCCCATTTTACATGCAGGTCCAGGCTGTAGTGCAAAGGTAAGCGATATAATTGGCCAGGGAGAAGGCTACGCAGGTGGAAATAACATTCCATGTACTAATACCGGTGAAGCAGATGTGGTATACGGTGGAGAAGAAAGACTTAGAAATGTAATTGACGGAGCGTTAAAGGTAATAGACGGTGATTTGTATGTTGTACTTACAGGGTGTACCTCTGATATTGTGGGTGACGATGTAGGAAGAGTTACTGCAGAGTACCAACAGCAGGGAGTACCAATAGTATTTGCAGAAACAGGAGGCTTTAAGAGTAATAATTATGTAAGCCATGAAGTAGTTGTAAATGCAATAATCGACCAGTATGTTGATATCAATTATAAAGGGGAAAAGGTCCAAAAAAATCTGGTAAATGTCTTTACAACTGTGCCTTATCAGGACCCATACTGGAACGGCAATTTGGAAGAACTCAAAAGAGTACTTGAAGGTATTGGTCTTAAAGTAAATATACTTTTTGGAAACGAATCCAATGGCGTTAGTGAGTGGAAAACAATTCCTCAGGCGGAATTTAATATACTTGCAGGTGCTTGGAGTGGTCTTGAAATAGTAAAGCATCTGGAAGAAAAATACGGGACACCCTATTTGCATTTTCCGTATCTTCCTATCGGAGGTATTGAGACAACAAAATTCTTGCGAGAAGTTGTGGAATTTGGGAATCTTGACAAGACAAAAGCAGAGAATTTTATAAAAAGTGAAGAAGAAAAATATTATTCATTTATTGAAAGAACAGCTGACTTTATGCTGGAATTCAGGTACGGCCTTCCAAGAAGGTTTTACACCATACTGGATGCAACATACTCATTGGGCTTTTCAAAATTTCTGCTTAATGAGCTTGGCATAATTCCTGCAAAGCAATTTATTGTTGATGATACTCCTGAAATATATAGAAAACAGATTGAAGAGAAGTTTTTAAAAATATCTGACTTTAGAACTTCAACAGTATCATTTTCAATAGATGGAGGCGAAATTCAGAAGGAAATAAGACAGGACCAGCAAAAAAACAGAGCTTTGATTTTGGGAAGCGGATGGGACAGAGATTTGGCAAATGACATAAAAGCTGATTTACTCATTGTCAGTGCACCTGTTACATACCGCTTGATTCTAAATTGCGGTTACGCTGGCTATAGAGGAGGACTTAGAGCAATTGAGGATATATATGACAGAGTTCTGAACACCTATAGATAA
- a CDS encoding nitrogenase component 1, with protein sequence MSNINVKSPEVQVREVRLGSITGFEGTAEELVRCARAGNLQDKTRNFSQCMGCSSRTAFCQLSMIKDAVVVNHAPVGCSGDFFGFNFTYRVGQMERNLPPTIGRYFNTNIEEKDTIFGATQKLEATIREVYTRLKPNAVFITTSCASSIIGDDVESVANSLTDELGIPVVACFCEGFRSKIWTTGFDSAYHSIVRKIVKPPRKKSNKVNIINFWGSHIFDEILKPLGYEPNYIVPFSTIADLEYISEAAATIQICPTLGTYLGAALEEIYGVPEIKAPPAYGIAGTDNWMRELGKVLDRQEEIEKIIVKEHIRVIPILEEYREKLKGKTAYVTAGASHGHALISLLKELGLSVQGAAIFHHDPVYDNGKPDSDTLLHTINTYGDVHNYNVCNKQAFELVNILNRMRPDIMIARHGGMTLWGAKLGIPTLLIGDEQFGFGYQGVLNYAERILETLDNREFVSNLAKHSSMPYTKWWLEQNPFSFLGGNVHVEVY encoded by the coding sequence TTGAGCAACATAAATGTAAAAAGCCCGGAAGTTCAGGTAAGAGAAGTGCGGTTAGGCTCCATAACAGGATTTGAAGGAACAGCCGAGGAGCTTGTAAGGTGTGCCAGAGCAGGTAATCTGCAGGATAAAACAAGGAACTTCAGTCAGTGTATGGGTTGCAGTTCCAGAACTGCATTCTGCCAACTATCAATGATAAAAGATGCAGTTGTTGTTAATCATGCACCAGTAGGTTGCTCCGGTGATTTTTTTGGTTTTAATTTCACATACAGAGTAGGGCAGATGGAGAGAAATCTGCCTCCAACAATAGGCAGATATTTTAATACAAATATTGAAGAAAAGGATACTATTTTCGGAGCTACTCAAAAGCTCGAAGCAACTATAAGAGAGGTATATACAAGGCTTAAGCCCAATGCTGTTTTTATAACTACTTCATGTGCCTCTTCCATTATAGGAGATGATGTGGAGTCAGTTGCCAACAGTTTGACTGATGAACTTGGAATTCCAGTGGTAGCTTGTTTCTGTGAAGGATTTCGCTCTAAAATATGGACTACGGGATTTGATTCTGCTTATCATTCAATAGTACGTAAAATAGTAAAACCACCTAGAAAAAAGAGTAATAAGGTTAACATAATTAACTTCTGGGGCTCTCACATTTTTGATGAGATTTTAAAGCCTTTGGGGTATGAACCTAACTATATAGTACCGTTTTCAACTATTGCAGATTTGGAATATATATCAGAGGCAGCTGCAACCATTCAGATATGCCCCACTCTGGGGACTTATTTAGGGGCTGCTTTAGAGGAGATATACGGAGTACCTGAAATTAAGGCACCTCCGGCATACGGAATTGCCGGTACTGATAACTGGATGAGGGAATTGGGAAAGGTACTGGACAGACAGGAAGAAATAGAAAAAATAATTGTTAAGGAGCATATAAGAGTTATTCCAATCCTTGAAGAATATAGAGAGAAGTTAAAGGGTAAAACAGCTTATGTTACAGCAGGAGCATCACATGGGCATGCATTGATTTCTCTCTTAAAAGAGCTTGGGTTATCTGTGCAAGGGGCTGCCATATTTCACCATGACCCTGTTTATGATAATGGAAAACCTGATTCTGACACGCTGTTACATACAATAAATACATATGGTGATGTACACAATTACAATGTCTGCAATAAGCAAGCTTTTGAACTTGTAAATATTTTAAACAGAATGAGGCCGGATATAATGATTGCAAGACACGGAGGAATGACGCTGTGGGGAGCTAAGCTTGGAATACCTACATTACTTATAGGCGATGAGCAATTTGGTTTCGGATATCAAGGGGTTCTTAATTACGCTGAAAGAATATTAGAAACACTTGATAACAGAGAATTTGTTTCAAATTTAGCAAAACACAGCTCAATGCCATACACAAAATGGTGGCTTGAACAGAACCCATTCTCATTTCTCGGAGGTAATGTACATGTTGAAGTTTATTGA